In a single window of the Arthrobacter sp. StoSoilA2 genome:
- the rpsT gene encoding 30S ribosomal protein S20 has product MANIKSQKKRILTNEKARLRNNAVKSELKTAIRAVANAVESADKDAAATALVAASRKLDKAVSKGVIHKNNAANRKSAISKKVNAL; this is encoded by the coding sequence GTGGCTAATATCAAGTCCCAGAAGAAGCGCATCCTCACCAACGAGAAGGCTCGCCTGCGTAACAACGCCGTCAAGTCCGAGCTGAAGACGGCCATCCGCGCCGTTGCCAACGCCGTTGAGTCTGCTGACAAGGATGCTGCTGCAACTGCACTTGTTGCTGCCAGCCGGAAGCTGGACAAGGCTGTCAGCAAGGGCGTTATTCACAAGAACAACGCTGCAAACCGCAAGTCGGCGATCTCCAAGAAGGTCAACGCACTCTAA
- the leuS gene encoding leucine--tRNA ligase, with protein sequence MSVQPETETGTAQTAAAGAPEEGVYSFAAMEAKWPQVWEDLKVFTPLDDGSRERRYVLDMFPYPSGDLHMGHAEAFAMGDVVARYLRQKGYDVLHPIGWDSFGLPAENAAIKRNAHPSEWTYANIDTQAASFKRYAISADWSRRLHTSDPEYYRWTQWLFKRFYERGLAYRKDSPVNWCPKDLTVLANEQVVNGACERCGTAVTKKSLNQWYFKITEYADRLLEDMDQLQGHWPERVLAMQRNWIGRSEGAHVRFVIEGTQDRAEREVTVFTTRPDTLYGATFFVVAADAHLALDLVTPEQHDELMAYREKVKALSEIERQSTEREKTGVFTGRYAINPLNGEKLPVWAADYVLADYGTGAIMAVPAHDQRDLDFAKAFGLPVRAVLDTGEEDPAETGVATAGEGQLKNSGDLDGLSKSEAIPAAIGILEKLGTGEKFVNFRLRDWLLSRQRFWGTPIPIIHCAECGEVPVPDDQLPVKLPEDLRGEALAPKGTSPLAAAVEWVNVECPNCGRAAQRDTDTMDTFVDSSWYFLRFVSPHYTEGPFDPAKINDWMPVGQYVGGVEHAILHLLYARFFTKVIKDIGLIDASEPFSALLNQGQVLNGGKAMSKSLGNGVDLGEQLDKFGVDAVRLTMVFASPPEDDVDWADVSPSGSAKFLARAWRLGQDVTSEPGTDASAGDRALRTVTHKTIADAAELLDNNKFNVVVARLMELVNATRKTIDSGAGGADPAVREAVEAVAVILSLFAPYTAEDLWNTLGHPASVANAGWPKHDDALLVQDTVTAVVQVQGKVRDRLEVSPDISEDELRELALASENVQRAMDGRGIRTVIVRAPKLVNIVPA encoded by the coding sequence GTGAGCGTTCAGCCGGAGACAGAGACCGGAACAGCACAGACAGCCGCAGCTGGAGCGCCTGAAGAAGGCGTCTACAGCTTCGCCGCGATGGAAGCCAAGTGGCCGCAGGTCTGGGAAGACCTCAAAGTGTTCACTCCACTTGACGATGGTTCGCGGGAACGCCGCTACGTGCTGGACATGTTCCCCTACCCCTCAGGCGACCTCCACATGGGGCACGCCGAGGCGTTTGCCATGGGCGACGTCGTAGCGCGCTACCTGCGCCAGAAGGGCTACGACGTCCTGCACCCCATCGGTTGGGACTCGTTCGGCCTCCCCGCTGAGAACGCGGCCATTAAGCGCAACGCCCACCCCAGCGAGTGGACCTACGCCAACATCGACACCCAGGCTGCCTCGTTCAAACGCTACGCCATTTCGGCCGACTGGTCCCGGCGCCTGCATACGTCCGACCCCGAGTACTACCGGTGGACCCAGTGGCTGTTCAAGCGCTTCTATGAGCGTGGCTTGGCGTACCGCAAGGACTCGCCCGTCAACTGGTGCCCCAAGGACCTCACCGTCCTCGCGAACGAGCAAGTAGTCAACGGTGCCTGTGAGCGCTGTGGCACGGCAGTCACCAAGAAGTCCCTGAACCAGTGGTACTTCAAGATCACCGAGTACGCCGACCGCCTGCTCGAGGACATGGACCAGCTCCAGGGCCATTGGCCCGAGCGCGTGCTGGCCATGCAGCGGAACTGGATCGGCCGCTCCGAGGGCGCCCACGTCCGCTTTGTCATCGAGGGCACCCAGGACCGTGCAGAGCGCGAAGTCACCGTCTTCACCACCCGCCCGGACACCCTTTACGGCGCAACATTCTTCGTGGTTGCTGCGGATGCGCACTTGGCCCTGGACCTCGTCACACCTGAACAGCATGACGAACTCATGGCCTACCGGGAAAAGGTCAAGGCCCTCTCCGAGATCGAGCGCCAGTCCACCGAGCGCGAGAAAACCGGTGTCTTTACCGGACGCTACGCCATCAATCCGCTCAACGGTGAGAAGCTTCCTGTTTGGGCAGCCGACTACGTTCTGGCCGACTACGGCACTGGAGCCATCATGGCTGTTCCGGCGCACGACCAACGCGACCTCGATTTCGCCAAGGCGTTTGGCCTGCCCGTGCGCGCCGTACTTGATACAGGCGAGGAAGACCCCGCCGAGACCGGTGTGGCCACTGCGGGCGAAGGACAGCTCAAGAACTCCGGCGACTTGGATGGCCTATCCAAGTCGGAGGCCATCCCGGCCGCCATCGGGATCCTGGAGAAGTTGGGAACCGGCGAGAAGTTCGTCAACTTCCGGCTCCGCGACTGGCTGCTCAGCCGCCAGCGTTTCTGGGGCACGCCCATCCCGATCATTCACTGCGCCGAATGCGGCGAAGTGCCCGTTCCCGACGACCAATTGCCCGTGAAGCTGCCCGAAGACCTGCGCGGAGAGGCGCTGGCGCCCAAGGGCACCTCACCGCTGGCCGCCGCCGTCGAATGGGTCAACGTCGAGTGCCCCAACTGTGGCAGGGCAGCGCAGCGCGACACGGACACCATGGACACGTTCGTGGACTCTTCCTGGTACTTCCTGCGGTTCGTCTCGCCCCACTACACCGAGGGCCCGTTTGATCCGGCGAAGATCAATGACTGGATGCCCGTGGGGCAGTACGTGGGCGGCGTGGAGCACGCCATCCTGCATCTGCTCTACGCCCGGTTCTTTACCAAGGTCATCAAGGACATCGGCCTGATCGACGCCAGCGAGCCCTTCAGCGCGCTGCTCAACCAGGGCCAGGTGCTCAATGGCGGCAAGGCCATGAGCAAGTCGCTTGGCAATGGTGTGGACCTTGGCGAGCAGTTGGACAAGTTCGGCGTTGACGCCGTTCGCCTGACCATGGTCTTCGCCTCGCCACCTGAGGACGATGTTGACTGGGCGGACGTCTCGCCGTCCGGTTCGGCCAAGTTCCTGGCCCGTGCCTGGCGCCTGGGCCAGGACGTCACCAGCGAACCCGGAACCGATGCCAGTGCCGGTGACCGCGCCTTGCGCACGGTGACCCACAAGACCATCGCTGATGCCGCTGAACTGTTGGACAACAACAAGTTCAACGTCGTAGTGGCACGGCTCATGGAGTTGGTCAACGCGACGCGTAAGACCATCGACTCCGGAGCGGGTGGAGCAGACCCTGCCGTGCGCGAGGCAGTTGAGGCCGTCGCTGTGATCCTGAGCCTTTTTGCCCCGTACACGGCAGAAGATCTCTGGAACACGCTGGGACACCCGGCCTCCGTGGCCAATGCCGGCTGGCCGAAGCACGACGACGCCCTGCTCGTCCAGGACACCGTCACCGCCGTTGTGCAGGTCCAGGGCAAGGTCCGCGACAGGCTCGAAGTATCGCCGGACATCAGCGAGGACGAACTGCGCGAACTGGCACTCGCATCCGAAAATGTCCAGCGCGCTATGGACGGCCGTGGCATCCGCACCGTAATCGTGAGGGCGCCTAAACTGGTGAACATCGTCCCCGCCTAA
- the holA gene encoding DNA polymerase III subunit delta: protein MDRIRSLVRTATPDVELSRLNAGAYEAGSLAMTVTPSLFGEGKLIEVEGLEAMNDAFLADSLSYLSHPEQDVVLVLRHAGGVRGKKLLDAVKSAGWPVIDCQPLKKDADKTAFVVSEFKAGGRRIEGEAVQALVNAVGANLSELAAACNQLIADATTAVTAETVERYYGGRVEATAFKVADAAMAGNGPVALSTLRHALSTGVDPVPLVAALAAKLRTLAKVAGANGSPATIARNLGMQPWLVEQAQRDVRRWTPEGLIRSIQVIAEADAQVKGESRDPVYAVEHAVTVIATSASRR from the coding sequence ATGGACCGCATCAGATCCCTCGTCCGGACGGCAACACCTGATGTTGAACTCAGCAGGCTGAATGCTGGTGCCTACGAGGCCGGTTCCCTGGCGATGACCGTAACCCCATCTCTGTTCGGCGAGGGAAAGCTGATCGAAGTAGAGGGCTTGGAAGCCATGAATGATGCGTTCCTGGCTGACTCTTTGTCCTACTTGTCCCATCCCGAGCAGGATGTGGTTTTGGTGCTGCGCCATGCCGGCGGTGTTCGCGGGAAGAAATTGCTGGACGCCGTGAAATCCGCTGGATGGCCTGTGATCGATTGCCAGCCTCTTAAGAAGGATGCGGACAAAACTGCGTTTGTTGTCTCGGAGTTCAAAGCCGGTGGTCGCCGGATTGAAGGCGAAGCCGTCCAGGCCCTCGTCAATGCGGTGGGAGCCAATCTGTCCGAGCTTGCGGCCGCCTGCAACCAGCTGATTGCCGACGCCACCACAGCTGTCACGGCCGAAACCGTGGAGCGCTACTACGGTGGCCGGGTGGAAGCTACGGCTTTCAAGGTGGCCGATGCTGCCATGGCCGGCAACGGACCAGTGGCTTTGTCCACCTTGCGGCATGCCCTGTCCACCGGGGTTGATCCAGTCCCCTTGGTGGCTGCGCTTGCGGCGAAACTGCGGACGCTGGCAAAGGTTGCTGGAGCCAACGGGTCCCCGGCCACCATCGCCAGGAACCTGGGAATGCAGCCCTGGCTCGTGGAGCAGGCCCAGCGCGATGTCCGCCGTTGGACCCCGGAAGGCCTGATCCGCTCCATCCAAGTCATCGCCGAGGCGGATGCCCAGGTGAAGGGTGAGTCGCGTGACCCGGTCTACGCCGTGGAGCACGCGGTCACGGTGATCGCCACGTCGGCCAGCCGCCGCTGA
- a CDS encoding type II toxin-antitoxin system PemK/MazF family toxin, which translates to MALDLRPLGKLILRSLKTLGGSSTSSRNNAPAGFPRQKSRQSALGPQPAAFPGDYPGDFVGAAKLHYSPKPDGRPDPGEIVWTWVPFEEDFSQGKDRPVLLVGRDGEWLLGLMLTSKDHDNGGRAGDYVDVGVGQWDRQGRPSEVKIDRVIRVNPEAIRREGAVLGKPAFLEISRALRDRHGWS; encoded by the coding sequence ATGGCTTTGGACTTGCGCCCACTGGGCAAACTCATCCTTCGATCCCTCAAGACACTTGGCGGCAGCAGCACCAGTAGCAGGAACAACGCTCCCGCTGGTTTCCCGAGGCAGAAGAGCCGGCAATCCGCCTTGGGGCCTCAACCGGCTGCCTTCCCGGGCGACTACCCCGGCGACTTCGTGGGAGCAGCAAAACTGCACTACTCCCCCAAACCGGATGGGCGGCCCGATCCGGGAGAAATTGTGTGGACCTGGGTCCCGTTCGAAGAGGATTTCTCGCAGGGCAAGGATCGCCCTGTGCTGTTGGTTGGCAGGGATGGCGAGTGGCTGCTGGGCCTCATGCTGACGTCCAAGGACCACGACAACGGCGGGCGCGCCGGCGATTACGTTGATGTTGGAGTGGGCCAGTGGGACCGTCAAGGGCGGCCGAGTGAAGTCAAAATTGACCGCGTGATCCGGGTGAACCCGGAGGCGATCCGGCGTGAAGGTGCAGTCCTCGGCAAGCCGGCATTTCTTGAGATTTCCCGCGCCCTGAGGGACCGACACGGCTGGAGCTGA
- a CDS encoding helix-hairpin-helix domain-containing protein: MPRWNRDGSPDAAALAARRRLAAGLNPPDDPAPLLAMPPLEEPAPEASASDPLQGQETMAARFRWRTSWRVAVAVSVVGAACAAWFLLQAATGQPTTEPLSQSVPVEGSVTEGDGLNSTGPTPPSQNTKMLLVHVAGAVQKPGVVSLAEGSRVFQAIDAAGGATATADLNGLNLAEVVTDGAKIHVPAVGEASQQETSQETGSGNGAGGPAETQVSPGSGGAKVNINTASVEELGTLPRVGPVMAQRIVDWRKEHGAFASVEELDAIDGIGPKLMESLQDLVTVQGG; encoded by the coding sequence ATGCCACGCTGGAATCGGGATGGGTCCCCAGACGCCGCAGCACTGGCAGCCAGACGGCGGCTCGCGGCGGGACTGAACCCTCCGGATGATCCGGCTCCCTTGCTTGCCATGCCTCCGCTCGAAGAGCCCGCGCCGGAGGCTTCGGCTTCGGACCCCCTCCAAGGCCAAGAGACAATGGCGGCGCGGTTTCGGTGGCGAACGTCCTGGAGGGTTGCGGTTGCGGTGTCGGTAGTTGGTGCCGCCTGCGCGGCGTGGTTCCTTCTCCAGGCGGCCACCGGGCAACCCACTACAGAGCCCCTGAGTCAGTCGGTACCGGTCGAGGGAAGCGTGACTGAAGGTGACGGGCTGAATTCCACTGGACCGACGCCGCCGTCTCAAAACACGAAGATGCTGCTGGTCCATGTTGCCGGTGCGGTACAGAAACCCGGTGTCGTTTCGCTTGCAGAAGGAAGCCGGGTCTTTCAGGCGATCGATGCTGCAGGCGGGGCAACCGCCACTGCTGACCTAAATGGCCTTAATCTCGCGGAAGTAGTCACAGACGGGGCAAAGATCCATGTTCCGGCTGTGGGGGAGGCGTCCCAGCAGGAGACTTCCCAGGAGACAGGGAGCGGAAACGGCGCAGGTGGGCCGGCAGAGACCCAGGTCAGCCCGGGATCCGGAGGCGCCAAGGTCAACATCAACACTGCCTCCGTGGAAGAGCTCGGGACACTGCCCAGGGTTGGTCCCGTGATGGCCCAGCGCATCGTAGATTGGCGCAAGGAGCACGGAGCGTTTGCCTCGGTGGAAGAGTTGGATGCCATTGATGGCATCGGACCCAAGCTCATGGAGTCGCTCCAGGATTTGGTGACGGTGCAGGGTGGCTGA
- a CDS encoding DegV family protein, with translation MRPPALCRRPVTIVGGCVPEREPPAWMWLKERLSRLRQPALPVPIADEALPAVVKTAVVTDSAAALPADWVAAFAADGRLAVVPMPVMVGSEIYGEGEDDITETLAVALASGASVKTSRPSPGQFEQAYRAAQNRGFEAVVSIHISAELSGTADAARLAAARVGIPVEVLDSRTVGMAQGMGVQSAVVAAAAGLPAAEVRAFAEKRMERTKVYFYVPSLEQLRRGGRIGAAASLLGTVLAIKPILAVDGGRIVPLEKVRSAVRAVARLEEIVAADVASRPAGQQRLAVHHFGNQLEAEALAARLRDKCPDCPPAQISALPAVLAAHAGLGVLAVIVGESSTPT, from the coding sequence TTGCGGCCGCCGGCATTGTGCCGGCGGCCGGTCACCATTGTTGGAGGTTGCGTGCCCGAGCGAGAACCACCTGCCTGGATGTGGCTCAAGGAACGGCTGTCCCGCCTCCGGCAGCCGGCGCTCCCGGTTCCCATTGCCGATGAGGCGCTCCCCGCCGTAGTAAAGACCGCCGTGGTAACTGATTCGGCAGCCGCCCTGCCAGCGGACTGGGTGGCGGCCTTTGCCGCGGACGGGCGCCTGGCCGTCGTTCCCATGCCGGTCATGGTGGGGAGCGAAATCTACGGTGAGGGTGAAGACGACATCACCGAAACGTTGGCCGTTGCCTTGGCGTCGGGCGCATCCGTGAAGACATCCCGGCCCTCGCCCGGCCAGTTTGAACAGGCTTATCGTGCCGCGCAGAACCGCGGGTTCGAAGCCGTGGTGTCCATCCATATTTCCGCCGAATTGTCCGGAACCGCCGATGCCGCGCGTCTTGCTGCGGCACGGGTTGGTATCCCGGTGGAGGTACTGGACTCACGCACCGTCGGAATGGCGCAAGGCATGGGAGTGCAGAGCGCCGTGGTTGCTGCGGCCGCTGGCCTGCCCGCAGCTGAAGTCCGCGCTTTTGCGGAAAAGCGCATGGAACGTACCAAGGTCTACTTCTACGTTCCGAGCCTGGAGCAGCTCAGGCGTGGGGGACGCATTGGAGCCGCGGCATCGCTGCTGGGGACGGTGCTGGCCATCAAGCCAATACTTGCGGTCGACGGCGGCAGGATCGTTCCGTTGGAAAAGGTCCGCTCCGCTGTGCGTGCTGTAGCCCGGCTTGAGGAGATCGTGGCAGCTGATGTCGCTTCCAGGCCTGCCGGTCAGCAACGGCTGGCAGTTCATCACTTTGGTAACCAGCTGGAGGCCGAAGCGTTGGCCGCACGCCTTCGGGACAAATGCCCGGACTGTCCTCCCGCCCAGATCAGCGCCCTCCCCGCAGTCCTCGCGGCGCACGCGGGTTTGGGTGTCCTGGCGGTTATCGTGGGGGAGAGCAGCACACCCACGTGA
- the glpK gene encoding glycerol kinase GlpK, with translation MNQYVIAIDQGTTSSRAIVFDHSGNIVSTGQMEHEQIFPQAGWVEHNPAEIWNNTREVIGSALSKANLTRHDIAAVGITNQRETAVVWDKNTGEAVYNAIVWQDTRTQPIVDELARDGGPERFKQKVGLPLATYFSGTKIKWILDNVDGARERAEAGDLLFGNTDAWVLWNLTGGVDGGVHVTDVTNASRTMFMDLETLQWDQEILDVFGVPASMMPVIKSSSEVYGQVHTSQLLREVPVAGILGDQQAATFGQAAFQAGEAKNTYGTGCFLIFNTGEEIVHSKNGLLTTLGYKLGDDKPHYALEGSIAVTGSLIQWLRDNLGMISSAPQVEELAAAVQDNGGVYIVPAFSGLFAPYWRADARGAIVGLTRFANKGHIARAALEATAFQTREVLDAVNADSGVPLTELKVDGGMVANEALMQFQADILGVPVVRPKVVETTALGAAYAAGLAVGFWKDLGELSANWGEDKRWEPQLPAEEQERQLRLWKKAVTKSMDWVDEDVK, from the coding sequence ATGAATCAATACGTCATCGCCATCGACCAAGGCACCACCAGCTCCCGCGCCATCGTCTTTGACCACTCCGGCAACATTGTGTCAACGGGACAGATGGAACATGAGCAGATCTTCCCGCAGGCAGGTTGGGTCGAGCACAACCCCGCCGAGATCTGGAACAACACCCGGGAGGTCATAGGTTCCGCGCTGTCCAAGGCGAACCTGACGCGGCACGATATTGCCGCCGTCGGAATCACCAACCAGCGTGAAACCGCCGTGGTCTGGGACAAGAACACGGGCGAGGCGGTTTACAACGCCATCGTCTGGCAGGACACACGGACCCAGCCCATTGTGGACGAGCTTGCCAGGGACGGTGGACCTGAACGGTTCAAGCAAAAGGTCGGCCTTCCCTTGGCCACGTACTTTTCCGGCACCAAGATCAAATGGATCCTGGACAACGTCGACGGCGCCCGCGAACGCGCAGAAGCCGGCGACCTCTTGTTTGGGAACACCGACGCCTGGGTTCTCTGGAACCTGACAGGTGGAGTCGACGGCGGCGTGCACGTCACTGACGTGACCAATGCGTCCCGCACTATGTTCATGGACCTTGAAACGCTGCAATGGGACCAGGAAATTCTTGACGTCTTCGGCGTCCCGGCCTCCATGATGCCCGTCATCAAATCCTCCTCCGAGGTCTACGGACAAGTCCACACCTCCCAGTTGCTGCGCGAAGTTCCCGTGGCCGGCATTCTGGGCGACCAGCAAGCCGCCACATTTGGTCAAGCCGCGTTCCAAGCCGGTGAAGCGAAAAACACCTACGGCACGGGTTGCTTCCTGATCTTCAACACCGGCGAGGAAATCGTTCACTCCAAGAACGGTCTGCTCACCACCTTGGGATACAAGCTCGGCGACGACAAGCCCCACTACGCCCTGGAAGGTTCCATCGCCGTCACCGGTTCCCTGATTCAGTGGCTGCGTGACAACCTCGGCATGATCAGCTCCGCACCCCAGGTGGAAGAACTCGCCGCCGCAGTCCAAGACAACGGTGGCGTGTACATCGTCCCCGCGTTCTCCGGCTTGTTCGCTCCGTATTGGAGGGCTGACGCGCGCGGCGCGATCGTAGGCCTCACCCGATTCGCCAACAAGGGCCACATTGCGCGTGCTGCCCTTGAAGCGACTGCGTTCCAGACCCGCGAGGTACTCGACGCCGTCAACGCCGACTCGGGTGTGCCCCTCACCGAACTGAAGGTCGACGGCGGCATGGTCGCCAACGAGGCACTCATGCAGTTCCAGGCCGACATCCTCGGCGTACCGGTAGTCCGCCCGAAGGTGGTTGAAACCACCGCCCTGGGCGCCGCGTACGCTGCAGGCCTGGCCGTCGGATTCTGGAAGGACCTGGGCGAACTCAGCGCCAACTGGGGCGAGGACAAGCGCTGGGAACCGCAACTGCCTGCCGAAGAGCAGGAGCGCCAGCTGCGGCTCTGGAAGAAGGCCGTAACAAAGTCCATGGATTGGGTCGACGAGGACGTTAAGTAG
- a CDS encoding MIP/aquaporin family protein, with protein MSLGIVFLSEVFGTMMLTLLGCGVVANVALKGTKGNNGGFLMVTWGWGIAVFAGVFVAAKSGAHLNPAVTLGLLVKGSKEYAPDVSVDFASTLTYFGGELLGAFLGAVVCWLAYKQHFDEEPLAANKLGTFSTGPAIRSTPWNLITEIIGTFVLVFVILTFGGTPSGLGPLAVALLVVGIGVSIGGPTGYAINPARDLGPRIAHAILPIKGKGSSDWAYSWIPVVGPLVGGTLAGLMANIVPGIMPSVAG; from the coding sequence TCTCTTGGAATAGTTTTCCTTTCCGAAGTATTCGGAACCATGATGCTGACCCTGCTGGGTTGTGGCGTCGTGGCCAACGTTGCGCTCAAAGGCACCAAGGGCAACAACGGTGGATTCTTGATGGTGACCTGGGGCTGGGGTATTGCGGTCTTCGCGGGCGTTTTCGTGGCCGCCAAGTCCGGTGCGCACCTGAACCCGGCTGTCACCTTGGGCCTGCTCGTCAAGGGAAGCAAGGAATACGCGCCCGATGTCAGCGTGGACTTCGCTTCCACCTTGACGTACTTCGGCGGCGAACTGCTCGGGGCATTCCTCGGCGCCGTTGTTTGCTGGCTCGCTTACAAGCAGCACTTCGATGAGGAGCCGCTGGCAGCCAACAAGCTGGGAACGTTCTCCACCGGGCCTGCCATCCGTTCAACTCCGTGGAACCTCATCACCGAAATCATTGGCACGTTCGTCCTGGTTTTCGTCATCCTGACTTTCGGCGGCACCCCCTCGGGCCTGGGCCCGTTGGCGGTGGCGCTGCTCGTGGTCGGTATCGGTGTGTCCATCGGTGGCCCCACCGGTTACGCCATCAACCCGGCACGTGACCTTGGACCCCGCATCGCGCACGCCATCCTCCCCATCAAGGGCAAGGGTTCCAGCGACTGGGCCTACTCCTGGATCCCTGTCGTCGGGCCCCTTGTCGGCGGTACGCTGGCAGGCCTCATGGCCAACATCGTTCCGGGGATCATGCCGTCCGTCGCCGGCTAG
- a CDS encoding ComEC/Rec2 family competence protein, translating into MAEDSHGNPWLRRLDLRLVPAVLVTWAAALACGVLAAAWSATIGVVLAGVASALLLSSRLRATRTSRARTVPATLALACVLGAVAAGHCALAAGKRDQGPLAAAVDAHAGVVIQVRVTGSPSEAPQPGHSGDTRWSVPASLVDLTSGGNVIRGSASLVVIGDDAWRDVRPGQHVRATGTLNEIRPGQSEAAILTATTGPVVMGSAFDLQDVAAQLRGQLREAASWLPPDAAGLLPGMVTGDTSELPESLEADMKTTGMVHLTAVSGANCSLILGGFILVARSLGLARPFAAAFAGCGLAAFVVLVGPEPSVLRAALMGLVGMAALTGGLRGRPLTFLCLATVVLLLLDPTLASNFGFLLSVLATLGIVLLAGRIASWFPDTIPKWLAVGVSVPLSAQVLCGPVIVALQPQFSPYALLANVMAGPLVAPVTILGTLAVPLSAIHPWAAAIPIALAGASASGVAGIARCLAGLPGAALPWAEGPAGIGAMTVSSVVTILVVWTALHPSGVLRRIMVVHHRLMVVLERLDKNARRLPVRVAAHPPRVGRAARDRQGMADLKSAKNPPEGTNCGCCPKHPGQERRCQHRQLAGRDAGRGGADHGPGRIPRYQGHGPHQIPRPDGNT; encoded by the coding sequence GTGGCTGAGGATTCACACGGAAATCCCTGGCTGAGGCGTCTGGATCTCCGTCTGGTCCCTGCCGTTCTTGTCACCTGGGCCGCGGCACTTGCCTGCGGTGTTCTCGCCGCTGCGTGGTCGGCGACTATAGGCGTAGTCCTTGCCGGTGTTGCCAGCGCCTTGCTGCTCTCTTCGCGCCTGCGGGCAACGCGGACGTCACGCGCCAGGACAGTTCCGGCCACTCTCGCCTTGGCCTGTGTGCTGGGTGCTGTGGCTGCTGGTCATTGTGCCTTGGCTGCCGGCAAGCGGGACCAAGGCCCCCTCGCCGCAGCCGTCGACGCCCACGCTGGCGTGGTCATCCAGGTCCGGGTCACTGGCAGTCCTTCAGAGGCGCCCCAACCCGGGCACTCCGGCGACACCCGATGGTCGGTTCCGGCCAGCCTGGTCGACCTTACCTCCGGAGGGAATGTCATTCGAGGTTCTGCTTCCCTTGTGGTCATTGGCGACGATGCGTGGCGGGACGTACGCCCGGGACAGCACGTGAGAGCAACCGGCACGCTGAATGAGATCCGGCCCGGACAATCAGAAGCGGCGATACTGACAGCCACCACCGGACCGGTTGTGATGGGCTCTGCCTTCGACCTGCAAGACGTGGCCGCCCAGCTGCGCGGGCAGTTACGCGAAGCTGCAAGTTGGTTGCCTCCTGATGCTGCCGGTCTGCTGCCAGGTATGGTGACTGGCGACACCAGCGAGCTTCCGGAGAGCCTTGAAGCGGACATGAAGACAACCGGGATGGTCCACCTAACAGCTGTAAGTGGGGCGAATTGCAGCTTAATTTTGGGCGGCTTCATCCTGGTTGCCAGAAGCCTGGGACTGGCTCGTCCGTTCGCTGCCGCTTTCGCAGGGTGTGGGCTTGCTGCGTTCGTAGTGCTGGTAGGGCCGGAGCCCAGCGTCCTGCGCGCGGCGCTCATGGGACTGGTCGGGATGGCTGCATTGACAGGCGGGCTGCGGGGAAGGCCGCTGACTTTCCTATGCTTGGCTACGGTTGTTCTTCTCCTGCTGGATCCCACCCTAGCCAGCAACTTTGGCTTCCTCCTCTCCGTCCTGGCTACGCTTGGCATCGTGCTGCTCGCGGGCCGGATAGCGTCGTGGTTTCCTGACACCATTCCCAAGTGGTTGGCAGTAGGGGTTTCCGTGCCCCTGTCCGCCCAGGTGCTCTGTGGGCCAGTCATCGTTGCACTCCAACCCCAGTTCTCGCCGTATGCACTCCTTGCAAACGTGATGGCTGGTCCGCTCGTGGCTCCCGTGACGATTTTGGGGACCCTGGCCGTGCCGCTCTCCGCGATCCATCCCTGGGCTGCGGCAATCCCCATCGCCCTGGCGGGTGCCAGCGCCAGCGGTGTGGCGGGCATAGCAAGGTGCCTTGCCGGACTACCCGGCGCGGCACTCCCGTGGGCGGAAGGTCCGGCGGGCATTGGTGCCATGACCGTTTCCTCGGTGGTCACCATACTCGTTGTCTGGACAGCCCTGCATCCAAGCGGTGTGCTCCGGAGGATCATGGTCGTTCACCACCGCCTGATGGTTGTGTTGGAAAGGCTGGACAAGAACGCAAGGCGGCTGCCTGTTCGGGTTGCTGCGCATCCGCCCAGGGTGGGACGAGCCGCGCGCGACCGCCAAGGCATGGCAGACTTGAAGTCTGCAAAAAATCCTCCGGAAGGAACCAACTGTGGCTGCTGCCCAAAACACCCGGGCCAAGAGCGTCGCTGCCAACACCGTCAGTTGGCGGGACGCGACGCCGGCCGCGGTGGTGCTGATCACGGGCCCGGAAGAATACCTCGGTATCAGGGCCATGGACCGCATCAGATCCCTCGTCCGGACGGCAACACCTGA